One window of the Populus nigra chromosome 4, ddPopNigr1.1, whole genome shotgun sequence genome contains the following:
- the LOC133692573 gene encoding uncharacterized protein LOC133692573, with amino-acid sequence MARGVKWGCSYKRTTLFVCSINIFIALYVLRSLYASLYLYSNNDFNRVVKYTPDQIRKMEESIRIRRAKEPLELVKIVKELKEEFNREETVIELPKEVKNKITDEILERLRSLNANANISEQRNAVEKWRKEKLQEVKLLARETEGLTSSILKEEAGILVRALESDWAVLSENIGLWVPAEVIHQEHDDKPEGEEEPEEEVLPGRPLPPECHAELHTDYDGAAVRWGLTHHKESAADCCQACLDQAKYAKPGEKKCNTWVYCPSETGCYSPDIYQHKNQECWLKYAEKPKLNFKDRYSESYRDSHPNAPLIVPWVSGVVSA; translated from the exons atgGCGAGAGGAGTGAAATGGGGATGTTCGTACAAGAGAACCACTCTCTTTGTTTGCTCTATTAACATTTTTATTGCCCTTTATGTTCTTCGCTCTCTATATGCTTCCCTTTATCTCTACTCCAATAATGATTTTAACAGAG TTGTAAAGTACACACCAGATCAGATTAGGAAAATGGAGGAATCAATTCGGATTCGAAGAGCGAAAGAACCTTTAGAGCTTGTTAAAATT GTGAAGGAACTTAAGGAAGAGTTTAACAGAGAAGAAACGGTGATTGAATTGCCAAAAGAggttaagaataaaataactgATGAGATTCTGGAGAGATTGAGAAGCTTAAATGCGAATGCGAATATCAGTGAGCAGAGAA ATGCTGTTGAAAAGTGGCGGAAAGAAAAACTGCAAGAGGTCAAACTGTTGGCCCGTGAAACAGAGGGGCTGACTTCATCTATTTTGAAAGAGGAAGCTG GTATCCTAGTAAGAGCCTTAGAGTCTGATTGGGCTGTGCTGTCAGAAAATATTGGCCTTTGGGTACCTGCTGAAGTAATTCACCAGGAACACGATGATAAGCCTGAGGGTGAAGAAGAGCCTG AGGAAGAAGTTCTACCTGGCAGGCCACTTCCACCTGAATGCCATGCGGAGCTTCATACTGATTATGATGGTGCTGCTGTTAGATGGGGCCTTACCCACCATAAGGAAAGTGCAGCTGACTGCTGTCAAGCTTGCCTAGATCAGGCAAAATATGCAAAACCTGGTGAAAAGAAATGCAACACATGGGTCTATTGCCCATCAGAGACAGGATGCTATTCGCCGGATATCtatcaacataaaaatcaagagtGCTGGCTAAAATAT GCAGAAAAGCCCAAACTGAATTTCAAGGATAGGTATTCTGAATCATATAGAGATTCCCACCCAAATGCGCCATTGATTGTTCCCTGGGTTTCTGGTGTTGTTAGTGCATGA
- the LOC133691705 gene encoding uncharacterized protein LOC133691705, translating to MGVFHHEEAPNPSKKCKFLAATLKDVFSNCSTCGGRISTSSPEEEYPTADVDDEQEVIVSEIRSRAMEKLRHKPFIFTDSFSWVYSPKTGELFVTPKAVQQKDDGNDDNDEYDDTREEFFSVGSCLSCCSSALSREAFVSAKPNFSRCSSFNEFCFPDFPKRSILQEFCHCQGWPFGLWRKAVLLPPLPKSPSESWSWRKGARIVKMA from the exons ATGGGCGTCTTTCACCATGAAGAGGCACCGAATCCTTCTAAGAAATGCAAGTTCCTTGCTGCAACTTTGAAGGATGTGTTTTCTAATTGCAGTACTTGTGGTGGACGGATTTCAACTTCAAGCCCTGAGGAAGAGTATCCAACTGCTGACGTTGATGATGAGCAGGAA GTTATTGTTTCAGAAATTCGAAGCAGAGCCATGGAAAAGTTGAGGCATAAACCATTTATTTTCACAGACAGCTTTTCCTGGGTATACTCTCCGAAAACAGGAGAATTGTTTGTAACCCCGAAGGCTGTTCAACAAAAGGATGACGGAAACGATGACAATGATGAATATGATGATACAAGAGAGGAATTTTTCTCTGTTGGGAGTTGTTTATCCTGTTGTTCAAGTGCTTTGAGCAGGGAAGCATTTGTTTCTGCCAAGCCAAACTTCTCTCGATGTTCAAGTTTCAACGAGTTTTGTTTTCCAGATTTTCCAAAGCGCTCGATACTCCAGGAGTTCTGTCACTGTCAGGGATGGCCATTCGGTCTATGGAGAAAGGCTGTGTTACTTCCACCTTTGCCCAAATCCCCTTCTGAATCTTGGTCCTGGCGCAAAGGTGCTAGAATTGTTAAGATGGCTTAA
- the LOC133692826 gene encoding 26S proteasome non-ATPase regulatory subunit 14 homolog, which produces MSGMERLQRMFAGAGGALGHPPPDSPTLDSSEQVYISSLALLKMLKHGRAGVPMEVMGLMLGEFVDEYTVRVVDVFAMPQSGTGVSVEAVDHVFQTNMLDMLKQTGRPEMVVGWYHSHPGFGCWLSGVDINTQQSFEALNQRAVAVVVDPIQSVKGKVVIDAFRLINPQTMMLGQEPRQTTSNLGHLNKPSIQALIHGLNRHYYSIAINYRKNELEEKMLLNLHKKKWTDGLTLRRFDTHSKTNEQTVQEMLSLAIKYNKAVQEEDELPPEKLAIANVGRQDAKKHLEEHVSNLMSSNIVQTLGTMLDTVVF; this is translated from the exons atgtcagGTATGGAGAGACTGCAAAGAATGTTTGCAGGTGCAGGAGGCGCGCTGGGTCATCCACCACCAGATTCTCCCACTCTCGATTCCTCCGAGCAGGTCTACATCTCCTCTCTTGCCCTCCTCAAAATGCTTAAGCACG GGAGAGCTGGGGTACCGATGGAGGTGATGGGTTTGATGCTTGGAGAGTTTGTGGATGAATATACAGTTCGTGTTGTCGATGTATTCGCAATGCCACAAAGTGGTACTGGTGTGAGTGTTGAAGCTGTTGATCATGTGTTCCAGACTAATATGCTTGACATGCTTAAACAGACTGGAAg ACCGGAGATGGTTGTGGGGTGGTACCATTCACATCCTGGATTTGGCTGTTGGCTGTCTGGTGTTGATATAAATACCCAGCAG AGTTTTGAAGCTTTGAATCAACGTGCTGTGGCAGTGGTGGTGGATCCAATTCAGAGTGTTAAAGGAAAGGTGGTAATTGATGCCTTTCGTTTGATTAACCCACAAACAATGATGCTTGGCCAAGAACCACGGCAGACAACTTCCAATCTTGGGCATCTGAATAAGCCATCCATTCAA GCTTTGATCCATGGATTGAACAGACATTACTACTCCATAGCCATTAATTACAGAAAGAATGAACTTGAGGAAAAGATGCTTCTTAACCTGCACAAGAAGAAATGGACAGATGGTTTGACACTTAGGCGGTTTGATACTCATTCAAAAACCAATGAGCAGACTGTTCAG GAAATGCTGAGCTTAGCTATTAAATACAACAAGGCAGTGCAAGAGGAAGATGAGCTGCCGCCTGAAAAGCTGGCAATTGCAAATGTAGGAAGGCAAGATGCGAAGAAACACCTCGAAGAACATGTCTCAAATTTGATGTCCTCCAACATAGTTCAGACATTGGGCACTATGCTTGACACTGTTGTGTTCTAG